The stretch of DNA GAGCTTAATCGCCAGTGGATTGAAAAGTATTTTAAAATTGAACCAATGGACATTGCCCAGCTTGAAAATCCTTATGAAAACGTCCTAAAACATGGCGAAATCTTTTTTCTTTTAGAAAATGAAGTCGCCAAAGGAACCTGCGCGATGATCGAGCACGGCGTCGGCTGTTATGAACTTGCAAAAATGGCCGTCGACCCAATATCGCGCGGAAAAGGTTACGGAGATATCTTAATGGAAGAAGCCATCAAATGGGCCCGAACAAAAGGGGCTAACAAAGTGATGCTGCTTTCAAATACCATTTTAGA from Bdellovibrio bacteriovorus encodes:
- a CDS encoding GNAT family N-acetyltransferase; the protein is MDQVKVITFNPKYVNSYIELNRQWIEKYFKIEPMDIAQLENPYENVLKHGEIFFLLENEVAKGTCAMIEHGVGCYELAKMAVDPISRGKGYGDILMEEAIKWARTKGANKVMLLSNTILEPAITLYKKHGFKTTHLGPHPDYERCNIEMELAL